One window of the Lytechinus variegatus isolate NC3 chromosome 3, Lvar_3.0, whole genome shotgun sequence genome contains the following:
- the LOC121410792 gene encoding uncharacterized protein LOC121410792 has product MASDFSGPFEQDRLNRERRHATWSCAKHNTPIKFYCEHHVIAICNICVTENHITCNNENIEDLIREMKTETDTGQRNEYLLNVQEGIKSCKAVAAFDLTLVQTAVQNAYDAKIENEKTIKREKEREINAEAEEKIGRINEERATKLRFCYKYADKQIEPLEQQKNEILKEISLLKEKIENLEMDFKKKVTIIHGMCDKVKELKQDDCDLMKNTYQVLKLIRSLRDKEGCQAVRKLEHILRNVRFVKGYINSSFCGRLECSNYMRWKHIKTIDVQGIENPVKVPKFVGLVGYDSIAVTNHEQTDLGLYVINLSQGTSIRAVEGNPDTYFVACSSIDRSRIACGKFRKGCTGDILDKCVTVHDDNWNQIRNIPIPRIDYNYAYVDVGSDGKILAAIYGQSSIHIINPDNGEIEDTINFSGKEIRGRIHALSSGSIIARSGDCEVTVITRNGETKSHVYDEGDFSLFRSETLTDTIFVTNWNKTSGRCTVGQMSLDGEIKVKGEVGFNDPSTSFYRSACLVTPSGKLVLCDEKQIFVYKKQFDI; this is encoded by the coding sequence ATGGCGTCTGATTTCTCAGGGCCGTTTGAACAAGATCGACTGAACAGAGAAAGGCGACACGCAACATGGTCATGTGCGAAACACAACACGCCAATCAAATTCTACTGCGAACATCACGTGATAGCTATATGCAATATATGTGTCACTGAGAACCATATAACTTGCAACAATGAGAACATAGAGGATCTTATAAGGGAAATGAAAACAGAAACAGATACTGGACAAAGGAATGAGTATTTACTCAATGTTCAAGAAGGTATAAAATCTTGCAAAGCAGTTGCAGCTTTCGATTTGACATTGGTTCAAACAGCTGTTCAAAATGCTTACGAtgctaaaattgaaaatgaaaaaacaataaagcgggaaaaggaaagagaaataaatgCAGAAGCAGAGGAAAAAATAGGCCGAATCAATGAGGAGAGGGCGACAAAGTTAAGGTTCTGTTACAAGTATGCTGATAAACAAATAGAGCCTTTGGAGCAGCAGAAGAATGAAATTCTTAAGGAAATCTCGCTCCTTAAAGAAAAGATCGAAAACTTAGAGATGGACTTCAAAAAGAAGGTCACCATCATTCACGGAATGTGTGACAAGGTCAAAGAATTAAAACAAGACGACTgtgatttgatgaaaaataccTATCAAGTCTTGAAATTGATTCGCTCATTACGTGATAAAGAAGGTTGCCAAGCAGTTAGAAAGCTGGAACACATTCTGCGCAACGTCAGGTTCGTCAAAGGCTACATCAATAGCTCATTCTGTGGGCGACTAGAATGCTCCAATTATATGCGGTGGAAACACATAAAGACTATCGATGTACAAGGCATTGAAAATCCAGTGAAGGTGCCAAAATTTGTGGGCTTGGTGGGATACGATAGCATTGCTGTGACAAATCATGAACAAACTGATCTCGGACTATATGTAATTAATCTCAGTCAAGGCACATCTATCAGAGCAGTCGAGGGCAATCCCGATACATACTTTGTTGCCTGTTCCTCTATTGACCGGAGCAGGATAGCATGCGGAAAGTTCCGCAAAGGATGTACTGGGGACATTTTGGACAAATGTGTAACTGTACACGACGACAACTGGAATCAGATTCGGAACATTCCTATACCAAGAATCGATTACAATTATGCGTATGTGGATGTTGGATCAGATGGTAAGATCCTTGCCGCGATTTATGGACAGTCAAGCATCCATATCATCAACCCTGACAATGGAGAGATTGAGGACACGATTAACTTCTCGGGAAAGGAAATCCGCGGTCGGATCCACGCATTGTCATCAGGGAGCATCATCGCACGTAGTGGTGATTGCGAAGTCACCGTCATCACAAGAAATGGGGAAACAAAGTCTCATGTCTACGACGAAGGGGACTTTTCCTTGTTTCGATCAGAGACTCTAACGGACACTATATTTGTGACCAACTGGAATAAGACCAGTGGAAGGTGTACCGTTGGTCAGATGTCTCTGGACGGTGAAATCAAGGTGAAAGGGGAAGTAGGTTTTAACGACCCGAGCACATCTTTTTATCGAAGTGCATGCTTGGTGACTCCGTCTGGAAAGCTTGTTTTGTGTGacgaaaaacaaatatttgtatATAAGAAGCAGTTTGATATTTAA